One Drosophila willistoni isolate 14030-0811.24 chromosome 2R unlocalized genomic scaffold, UCI_dwil_1.1 Seg167, whole genome shotgun sequence DNA segment encodes these proteins:
- the LOC6641888 gene encoding protein transport protein Sec24C, which produces MNPNVYGPPPTQYQQQQPQQQLPPSSQQQQYAAAPPPPLGAGGPGPATGWPPQQPQQQQQPQQYGAPPPPATSSAPIPQQTYLNGNYQQQLATSMSGLSVGGGGGVGGHPLKPAQQPGVFPPGGLPPTSQGAPLPPAAFNNNNAFPGAPPTAAAPPVGPQPGLPPTSGGYANGQTIGAPFPPTSSAAVQQPPTRTLTPQSVPSGVNQMSVNSANLAGLPHMPPAKSAVPSGLGAGPPTSFAPPTSSAAPPSVTGAQMPPPAFGVPNSRPGQPLLPPGAAPPPTFTQPGLPPQPQPGAPFGANQQPGFPGSYPGQAPTAYTGAPPPLPGQQPAVPPQFGAPQPGYPPQPGQPPAPGYPPQPGQQPQAPGYPPQPGYPPQPGQQPGGFPPQPQPGGYPGQQGRPGFNQPPMPGGMYQQQQQRRLDPDQMPNPIQVMIENQRLAGGPFVTNQPGLLPPLVTTKFVVHDQGNSSPRFLRSSLYCIPNTGDLLKTTALPLTLNISPYARVNEGELEPPIVNFGDMGPIRCNRCKAYMSPNMQFVDAGRRFQCLMCKVTTEVHPDYYQHLDHTGQRVDKHERPELLLGTYEFLATKDYCRNNSPPEVPAFIFVIDVSYNTVKSGLVHLLCSQIKNILKNLPIDQGQDKSKVRVGFITYNSTVHFFNIKSNLAQPQMMVVGDVQEMFMPLLDGFLCHPEESAAVIDALMEEIPRMFVDTKETETILYPAIQAGLEALKASNASGKLLVFNSTLPIAEAPGKLKNRDDRKLLGTDKEKTVLTPQTTVYNQLGQECVQQGCSVDLFLFNNAYIDIATIGQVSRLTGGEVYKYTYFQAELDGKRLIEDIIKNVSRPIAFDAVMRVRTSAGIRPTEFFGHFYMSNTTDVELASIDATKSVSIEIKHDDKLPPEENVYIQVALLYTSCSGQRRLRVLNLALRVTTIIADVFKSCDLDAMMLFFAKQACFKLMEHSPKQVKDNLIHRSAQILACYRKHCTSPTSAGQLILPECLKLLPLYASCLLKNDAISGGSDMTLDDRSYVIQFVLSMDLNMSVNYFYPRFIPIHTVEPEETELPTPVRCSHEKITEDGAYILENGVHLFIWLGQSLSPNIVQALFGVQSTQQVNAERFAITADTPLARRINDILNKIMNERTRYMRVTCVRQNDKLESVFRHFLIEDRGTDGSASYVDFLCHMHKEIKDLLS; this is translated from the exons ATGAATCCGAACGTTTATGGGCCTCCGCCTACccaataccaacaacaacagccgcagcagcagttgCCGCCGTCatcacaacaacagcaatatgCAGCAGCTCCACCGCCGCCTCTGGGTGCAGGAGGGCCGGGGCCAGCAACGGGTTGGCCACCTCAACaaccgcaacaacaacaacagccgcAACAGTATggagcaccaccaccaccagccaCATCGTCGGCTCCAATTCCTCAGCAAACTTACCTCAATGGCAACTATCAACAGCAG CTGGCCACGTCAATGAGCGGTTTGAGTGtgggtggaggaggaggagtggGAGGTCATCCATTGAAGCCCGCACAGCAACCAGGAGTATTTCCACCGGGTGGCTTACCACCTACTAGCCAAGGAGCGCCATTGCCGCCGGCGGcttttaacaataataatgcatTTCCTGGGGCACCACCTACcgctgctgctcctccagTTGGACCACAGCCAGGACTACCACCCACATCTGGAGGCTATGCGAATGGACAAACAATTGGTGCACCATTTCCACCCACATCGTCAGCAGCTGTCCAGCAGCCACCAACACGCACTCTGACGCCTCAAAGTGTGCCCAGTGGGGTTAATCAGATGAGTGTGAATAGCGCCAATTTGGCGGGTTTACCGCATATGCCTCCTGCAAAGTCGGCCGTGCCATCAGGACTAGGAGCAGGGCCACCAACATCGTTTGCGCCACCAACATCATCAGCAGCGCCACCAAGTGTCACAGGAGCACAGATGCCTCCTCCCGCATTTGGTGTGCCTAACTCTAGACCGGGCCAACCTCTTCTGCCACCCGGAGCAGCTCCGCCGCCCACCTTCACGCAACCTGGGCTGCCACCACAACCTCAGCCAGGAGCTCCTTTTGGAGCCAACCAACAACCTGGTTTTCCAGGAAGCTATCCAGGTCAGGCTCCGACTGCTTACACTGGGGCACCACCGCCATTGCCAGGACAACAGCCGGCTGTGCCACCACAATTTGGAGCTCCTCAACCGGGTTACCCGCCACAGCCGGGTCAGCCACCGGCGCCAGGATATCCACCGCAGCCAGGCCAACAGCCTCAGGCGCCAGGCTACCCGCCACAACCGGGTTATCCACCACAGCCGGGACAACAGCCTGGAGGATTTCCACCACAGCCACAACCGGGTGGCTATCCGGGGCAGCAAGGCCGACCTGGCTTTAAT CAACCTCCAATGCCTGGAGGCATgtaccaacagcaacagcaacgtcGTCTCGATCCCGATCAAATGCCAAATCCCATACAAGTGATGATTGAGAATCAACGTTTGGCCGGTGGTCCTTTTGTGACCAATCAGCCTGGCCTTCTGCCGCCATTGGTCACCACGAAATTCGTAGTTCACGATCAGGGCAACTCATCGCCACGTTTTCTACGTTCCTCGCTCTATTGCATACCCAATACGGGGGATCTATTAAAGACCACAGCTCTTCCACTGACTCTGAACATTTCCCCATATGCCCGGGTAAACGAGGGCGAATTGGAGCCACCAATTGTTAATTTTGGTGACATGGGACCAATCCGTTGTAATCGCTGCAAAGCCTACATGTCCCCCAATATGCAATTTGTGGATGCTGGCAGAAGATTCCAGTGTCTCATGTGCAAAGTGACTACCGAGGTGCATCCCGATTACTATCAGCATTTGGATCATACTGGCCAAAGAGTGGATAAACACGAACGACCTGAACTACTCTTGGGAACATATGAATTTTTGGCTACAAAAGACTATTGTCGG aaTAATTCGCCACCCGAAGTGCCCGCCTTTATTTTTGTCATCGATGTCTCTTACAACACGGTCAAGTCTGGTCTGGTGCATTTACTTTGCTCGCAAATTAAGAACATACTCAAGAATCTGCCCATTGATCAGGGTCAGGATAAATCAAAAGTTCGCGTCGGTTTCATTACCTATAATAGCACCGTCCATTTCTTTAACATTAAGAGCAATTTGGCCCAACCTCAAATGATGGTTGTGGGCGATGTTCAGGAAATGTTTATGCCTCTGCTGGATGGTTTCCTTTGTCATCCTGAAGAATCGGCAGCTGTCATTGATGCACTGATGGAGGAAATACCGCGTATGTTTGTGGACACCAAGGAGACGGAAACGATTCTCTATCCGGCTATACAGGCTGGTCTGGAGGCCTTGAAAGCATCAAATGCATCGGGCAAATTGCTGGTCTTTAATTCGACATTGCCTATCGCAGAGGCTCCTGGCAAACTAAAGAATCGCGATGATCGTAAATTGCTGGGCACAGATAAAGAAAAGACTGTCCTAACACCCCAGACGACTGTGTACAATCAACTTGGCCAGGAGTGTGTCCAACAGGGTTGCTCTGtggatttgtttttgtttaataatgcTTACATCGATATTGCAACAATTGGCCAAGTGTCGCGTCTAACTGGCGGTGAAGTGTACAAGTATACTTATTTCCAAGCAGAGCTTGATGGCAAACGTCTGATTGAGGATATTATTAAGAATGTTTCGCGTCCCATTGCTTTTGATGCCGTAATGAGAGTAAGAACCTCAGCGGGCATTAGGCCAACAGAATTCTTTGGACACTTCTATATGTCAAATACCACAGACGTGGAATTGGCTAGTATTG ATGCCACTAAATCGGTGAGCATTGAGATCAAACACGATGATAAATTACCCCCGGAGGAGAATGTCTATATTCAAGTGGCTTTGCTCTATACCTCATGCAGTGGCCAGCGACGTCTGCGGGTTCTTAATCTGGCATTGCGTGTAACGACCATTATAGCGGATGTGTTCAAGAGTTGCGATCTGGATGCCATGATGCTGTTCTTTGCCAAACAGGCCTGCTTCAAGCTAATGGAGCATTCACCCAAACAGGTTAAGGATAATTTGATACATCGTTCGGCACAGATTTTGGCCTGTTATCGCAAACACTGCACATCTCCGACATCGGCTGGTCAGCTTATACTGCCCGAATGCCTCAAATTGTTGCCACTGTACGCTTCGTGTCTTCTCAAGAATGATGCCATTTCGGGCGGTTCAGACATGACCCTAGATGATCGCTCTTATGTCATTCAATTCGTTCTATCCATGGACCTGAATATGTCAGTCAACTATTTCTATCCAAGATTCATTCCGATACATACGGTAGAACCAGAGGAGACAGAGCTACCAACACCAGTAAGATGTTCCCATGAGAAAATTACCGAGGATGGCGCATACATACTTGAGAATGGTGTGCATTTGTTTATCTGGCTGGGTCAATCTCTATCGCCAAACATTGTTCAGGCATTATTTGGAGTTCAAAGTACACAGCAGGTGAATGCTGAACGATTTGCCATTACGGCAGATACACCATTGGCTCGTCGTATCAACGACATACTGAACAAGATTATGAATGAGCGTACGCGATACATGAGA GTCACCTGTGTTCGTCAGAACGATAAATTGGAAAGCGTTTTCCGGCATTTCCTTATTGAGGATCGCGGTACAGATGGTTCAGCCAGCTATGTGGATTTCCTATGTCACATGCACAAGGAAATCAAAGATCTTTTAAGTTAG
- the LOC6641889 gene encoding endonuclease G, mitochondrial — MSFNESRAQNCALYALAGLTGFVCGAYFQQEASIRHLFGAIKRDPHIYNFRHKLYPMFSTFPTDHENRLWKQPNSLSDKIRECLVSPLFDMFSALFMMKTETPNTIDLLDLVKYGLPSSENLYVHKDYIVSQNFALNSPNWVCEHLRGNYKKLSSDDDGDETLHLRFNDVYVLSCASTRICKAFKRKIWHDLEQYVSTLTEQYGSVYAYTGPVYTPSCRDHEWSMEYEVLDWRPYPVPSHYFKVLIIESQVEGCGPYMECYMIENSNKLFGNLSSCLAQIEEIERFTGLRFNKGLRPTVVYSDDTCTKDAEQSSGIFKELSEPLMHAISRRGIFF; from the exons ATGTCATTCAATGAATCTCGAGCCCAAAATTGTGCCTTATATGCTCTAGCCGGACTGACAGGTTTCGTATGTGGAGCCTATTTCCAGCAAGAGGCATCTATCAGGCATTTATTTGGTGCCATTAAAAGGGATCCGCATATCTACAATTTTCGACATAAACTTTATCCGATG TTTTCCACATTTCCGACTGATCATGAAAATCGTTTGTGGAAGCAACCGAATAGCCTGTCAGACAAGATCCGCGAGTGTTTGGTTTCACCCCTCTTTGATATGTTTAGCGCCTTGTTTATGATGAAGACTGAAACTCCGAACACCATTGACCTACTGGATCTTGTTAAATATGGACTTCCCAGCTCAGAGAATCTATACGTCCACAAGGACTATATtgtttcacaaaattttgcCCTGAATAGTCCGAATTGGGTATGTGAACATTTGCGaggaaattataaaaaattaagttcAGACGATGATGGTGACGAGACACTCCATCTACGATTCAATGATGTGTATGTTTTGAGTTGTGCTTCAACTAGAATATGTAAGGCTTTCAAGCGAAAAATCTGGCATGATCTAGAGCAATATGTGTCCACATTGACAGAACAATATGGCTCTGTCTATGCTTATACGGGCCCTGTTTATACACCATCGTGTCGGGATCACGAATGGTCTATGGAATATGAGGTCCTCGATTGGAGACCTTACCCAGTGCCATCGCATTATTTTAAAGTACTGATCATAGAGTCACAAGTCGAAGGCTGCGGTCCCTATATGGAATGTTATATGATTGAGAATAGCAATAAATTATTCGGCAATCTGAGCAGTTGTTTAGCGCAAATCGAAGAAATTGAACGATTTACAGGCCTGCGTTTTAACAAGGGATTGCGTCCAACGGTCGTATATTCAGATGATACTTGCACAAAAGACGCTGAGCAATCGTCAGGAATCTTTAAAGAATTATCCGAACCCTTGATGCATGCAATATCGAGAAgaggaattttcttttaa